The DNA segment GCATGATCGCGCCGTTTGTGCTGCGCCGGACCAAGGCCCAGGTGCTGGACGAACTGCCGCCGCGCACCGAGCTGGTGTTGCGCATCGAGCCGGACCCGATCGAGGCGGCCCACTATGAAGCGCTGCGCCGCCAGGCACTCGCCGAAGCCGAGGCCGTGGTCAAAGGCCCGAAGGCCCGCAAGACCGCCGCCGGCCAGCCCGCCGCCGAGGCGCGCATCCATGTGCTGGCGCAACTCATGCGGATGCGGCGCGCCGCCTGCGACGCGCGCCTGGTCACGCCCGAGCTGCAACTGGAACTCGGGCAGGCGGGCGCCAAGGTGCGCGCCTTCGTGCAACTGGCGGGCGAGCTGGCCGCCAACGGGCACAAGACGCTGGTCTTCAGCCAGTTCGTCGACTTCCTGCAACTGCTGCGCCAGGGGCTGGACGAGGCTGGCCTGGCCTGGCAGTACCTCGACGGCGCCACGCCGGCGGCCGAGCGCACGCGGCGCGTGGCGGCGTTCCAGGCTGGCGAGGGCGATGTCTTCCTGATCAGCCTGAAGGCCGGCGGCTTCGGCCTCAACCTGACGGCCGCCGACTACGTGATCATCGCCGACCCCTGGTGGAACCCGGCGGCCGAGGACCAGGCCATGGGCCGCGCCCACCGCATCGGGCAGCAGCGCCCGGTGACCGTCTACCGGCTGATCAGCGCGGGCACCATCGAGGAACGCATCCTCACGCTGCATCACGGCAAGCGCGCGCTGGCCGATGGCATCCTGGAGGCGGGCGAGGACGGCGGGGCCGGATTCATCGGCACGGCGGCGGCGCTGCCGGACATCGACGAACTGGTGGGGCTGCTGCGCAGCTAGGGGTGCAAGGGGTGCAAGGGGTGCAAGGGGTGCAAGGGGCGCTTTCGCCTTTCACCTGTGCGGGCGGCGGGGCGCCGGTCCATGTCTGCTTATACCAACATGGCATACCTTCAAGCGAACTCCATCGTTGGTAATGCGGCGGATCGTTGGTATCTTGCTGTTTTGGCCCGGGGCGCCAGACCCCGGCCAGCAGCCCCGACCCGCATTCCACTTTTCGACGGTACCCCCATGTTCCGCACTGCTACCCGCCGCATCTCGTCCGCTTTCCAGTCCCGTTCGTTCCGTGCTTCCCGCCTGGCCGCCGGCCTTGGCTTGCTGGCCGCGCTAGGCACGCTGGCCGCACCGGCCTGCGCGCAGGATCCGGCCGCCTGGCCGACCCAGCCGATCACCATCCTGATGGGCTTTACCGCTGGTTCCGGCGTGGACATGGTGGGACGCACGCTGCAGGAATCGCTGCAGAAGTCGCTCAAGGCCACCATCATCTATGACTACCGCCCCGGCGCCGGTGGCAATGTGGCCTCCGAAGTGGTGGCCCATGCCAAGCCCGACGGCTACACGCTGCTGCTCGGCACCGCCGCCACCCACGGCATCAACCCGGCCCTGTACAAGAGCTTGCCGTTCGACGCCGAAGCCGATTTCACGCCCGTCGCGCCGCTGGTGGAAGTCTCCAACGTGCTGACCGTGAATCCCGCCGTGATCGACGTGAAGTCGGTCAAGGAGTTCATCGAGAAGGTCAAGGCCAACCCCGGCAAGTACAACTACGCGTCGACCGGCAACGGTACCGGCACGCACCTGGCCTTCGCCGAATTCAACGCGCGCGCCGGCCTGGATATGGTCCATGTGCCGTACAAGGGCGGGCCCGATGCGCTGCAAGCCGTGCTCAAGGGCGAGGTCTGCTGCATTTTTAATCAGGTGCAGAGCGTGTTGCCGCAGTACCGCGCCGGCAAGGTGCGGCTGCTTGGCGTGACCACCAAGAACCGTGTGGCGGTGATTCCCGAAGTGCCGACGATTGCCGAGAGCGGGTTGACCGGCTTCAACAGCACCATCTGGTTTGGCTTCTTCGGCCCCAAGGGGCTGGATCCCAAGATCAGCAAGAAGATCAACGATGCGGTCAAGGTTGCGCTGGAAACGCCGGCGATCCGGCAGAAACTGATCGAGGCGGGGAATTCGCCGCGGATCGAGACGGTTGAGCAGTTCAGGACTACGGTGAAGGCGGATCGGCAGAAGTGGGCGGGGGTGGTTAGGAGTGTTGGGGCGTCTATTGATTGATATGGCGTTGGTTGTTGGGTGCAGGGGCAGAACCGTTGGATCTTGCTGTTTGATTTGGCTTTGATTTGATACGGTGTTGGTTTTTGCACCCAAAAGCCATACGACATCCCCCTGCGGGGGCTGCCGGTCACTCTTCTTTGCGTCGGCAAAGAAGACTAACGAGAAGAAAGCCGACCCTGCCGGGGGCAGAGCAATCAGGCTTATGTGGGGCGGTGGTTGCGTCGTACGGCCCGGAGTGTTGGCTGGCCTTTGCCATACCGGCTTAGAGGTCATCGCTACGTCATGACCCAATGGTCACGTGGTGGTGCCCCTGATCGCTTTGCTCGGTGCGCGTTCGGGCATCTGCCGTTCGCGGTGCGTAGCGCCACGATCCTGCCTGCCTTGGTGGTTTCGTGGTTTTGTCTCTGGCGGCGGGCGCCCGGCCATTTGATGCCCTGCCGTACCGGCGCTACCAGCACCTTGCTATTCACTTCCCTGGTTTCGTGGTGGGCACCGTGGCCCGGTCTGCAGGGCCGTGCTCACACCCACGATGCTCGTCCTCCGAGATAAAACCACGAAACCAGCCACACCCGAAACGGCGCAGCACTTCGCCCCGCGAACGGCAGATGTGGGAATGGTCACCGCACACGAGGTCAGGGGCCGCACCACGTAACCCGTAGGTCATGCAAGTGCGATGTCCTTTGGGCCGGTAGGATCCGCCAGCCAACACTCCGGGCCGTACGACGAGACCACCGAGGCAAAAACAGCCTGATTGCTCTGCCCCCGGCAGGGCGGCTTTCTTTTCGTTAGTTTTCTTTGCCGGTTGTATAGACCGGGGACATGGGTGACACATGTGCGAGGACATGGTTGACACATTTTAAGCGGCATTCGGGTCGTTTAGGTCGATGCTTCCGAAGCGATGATGTGCGAAGTAAAGGGCGTATTTGCCGCTGTGTCTGGCGTCAGGCCGCAGCGCCACGTGCAGCTTGGCTAGGGCATTCGAAACCTTGAAGCGACGTCCCTGGAAACAGAGCTCGCCGTGCCATTTGACCTGCACTACGGTGTCGTCAGGGCCGTATTCGATGGGCGGCAACTGCTCCGGATATGGCCTCGGGCTGGGCCGATACCGCGTGACGGGCGTCGCCAGGCCAAGGGCTTCGTGAGGTCGCTGCTGGTTGTAGACATCGCGCCAGCGATCGAATGCGCGCTGCGCATAACGGCAGGAAGCAAAGTCGTTGCCGGTGAGCACCTCGGCCTTAAAGGTGCGGTGGAACCGCTCATCCTTGCCATTGGTTTGTGGGTGCGCGGGGCGGCTATGGCTCAGGCGTACGCCCAGGCGAATCAACCAGATCGCCAGGGCCGTGAGCTGGCCGGGTTGGGAAGGGCTGCCCCAGGGCGCACCGTTGTCGGCGTTGATG comes from the Cupriavidus basilensis genome and includes:
- a CDS encoding Bug family tripartite tricarboxylate transporter substrate binding protein — encoded protein: MFRTATRRISSAFQSRSFRASRLAAGLGLLAALGTLAAPACAQDPAAWPTQPITILMGFTAGSGVDMVGRTLQESLQKSLKATIIYDYRPGAGGNVASEVVAHAKPDGYTLLLGTAATHGINPALYKSLPFDAEADFTPVAPLVEVSNVLTVNPAVIDVKSVKEFIEKVKANPGKYNYASTGNGTGTHLAFAEFNARAGLDMVHVPYKGGPDALQAVLKGEVCCIFNQVQSVLPQYRAGKVRLLGVTTKNRVAVIPEVPTIAESGLTGFNSTIWFGFFGPKGLDPKISKKINDAVKVALETPAIRQKLIEAGNSPRIETVEQFRTTVKADRQKWAGVVRSVGASID